A window of Mucilaginibacter robiniae genomic DNA:
TCCGGAAAGTTATGTCCGGTATCAATATGTACCAACGGAAAGGGAAACCTACCAGGGCGGAATGCCTTTTCTGCCAGCCTTACCAGTGTTATCGAATCTTTACCGCCCGAAAATAGCAGGGCTGGGCGCTCAAATTGCCCGGCTACCTCTCGTAAAATATAGATGGCTTCGGCTTCCAGCTCATCTAAATAGTCCAGTTGTTTACTCATTTTTCAGTGATAATTTCCTTAACTGAATGCAAGCCGCATTCTTTTTTTGACTGATCTTCCCACCACCAGCGGCCGGCTCTGAAATCTTCGCCGGGTTGTACTGCCCGCGTACAGGGGGCACAACCAATGCTTGGAAAGCCTCTGTCATGTAGTGTATTGTAAGGAATGTTATTAGTTTTGATGTAGTTTTTTACCTCGTCCAATGTCCAGTGGTATATGGGGTGATACTTAATTAGGCGGTTGCCTTCGTCCCATTCCACATTATCCATAAACTGCCGGTTGGCTGATTGTTCGGCCCGAATGCCGGTAATCCAGCACTGGTTGCTAGCTAAGGCTCGTTGCAGTGGCTCTATTTTACGGATGCCGCAACATTCTTTTCGGTTATCTACCGATTCATAAAAGCTATTAGGGCCTTTAGCATTTACCATTTGCTCTAAAGCTGCATGATTGGGGTAATAGGCATAAATAGGCTGACCATACATTTCTATGGTGCGGTTCCAGACATAGTAGGTTTCAGGGAACAAACGGCCGGTTTCTAAAGTAAATACTTTAATTGGCAGATGGTTGCTGAAAATTAGGTGGGTAATAACCTGATCTTCCCAACCAAAACTGGTTGAGAATACAATCTGGTTCGGAAACGTCTCTGCCAGCCAGGCTAAGGCACTACCCGGAGCCCGGCCAGTAGTATGTTGTTTTATATCTTCAATTAACTTAGAATTCATGCTTATAAAAATTTAGCAGCAAAGGCGTAAATACTTTTCAAACTCACCAGTATTACAATAACAGCTACCGAAACCATAATAACCTTGGTAGAGATTTTATTGGATATACGTG
This region includes:
- a CDS encoding phosphoadenylyl-sulfate reductase; translated protein: MNSKLIEDIKQHTTGRAPGSALAWLAETFPNQIVFSTSFGWEDQVITHLIFSNHLPIKVFTLETGRLFPETYYVWNRTIEMYGQPIYAYYPNHAALEQMVNAKGPNSFYESVDNRKECCGIRKIEPLQRALASNQCWITGIRAEQSANRQFMDNVEWDEGNRLIKYHPIYHWTLDEVKNYIKTNNIPYNTLHDRGFPSIGCAPCTRAVQPGEDFRAGRWWWEDQSKKECGLHSVKEIITEK